A region of Lycium barbarum isolate Lr01 chromosome 3, ASM1917538v2, whole genome shotgun sequence DNA encodes the following proteins:
- the LOC132631385 gene encoding uncharacterized protein LOC132631385 — MNSQAATERMKYMIKEYKIPLVALQEPFIKESKIESYKYNLGMHGAYANNSNKIWIFWGNDIDCSIYCSEDQMVTCKVVLNSSQQVFISVVYDKSRTAGREDLWRYMRVIASTINEPWAICGDFNSILSTDEKMGGRPHSLKKKLAIHGMFASCGLKDNGFSGNIFTWSNERKGEEMIWKD, encoded by the coding sequence ATGAACTCTCAGGCTGCAACTGAGAGGATGAAATATATGATCAAAGAGTACAAAATTCCTTTGGTTGCTCTTCAGGAACCTTTCATAAAGGAATCAAAAATTGAAAGCTACAAATACAATCTTGGAATGCATGGGGCCTATGCTAATAATAGTAACAAAATCTGGATCTTTTGGGGTAATGATATTGATTGTTCCATTTATTGCTCAGAAGACCAAATGGTGACTTGCAAAGTGGTTCTGAACTCTTCCCAACAGGTATTTATTTCAGTAGTATATGATAAATCAAGAACAGCTGGTAGAGAGGACCTTTGGAGATATATGCGAGTAATTGCTTCTACAATCAATGAACCATGGGCTATCTGTGGAGATTTTAATAGTATTCTATCTACTGATGAGAAAATGGGAGGTAGACCTCACAGTTTAAAAAAAAAGCTTGCCATTCATGGAATGTTTGCAAGTTGTGGTTTAAAAGATAATGGATTCTCGGGGAATATTTTCACTTGGTCGAATGAAAGAAAGGGCGAAGAAATGATATGGAAAGATTAG
- the LOC132631386 gene encoding uncharacterized protein LOC132631386 produces the protein MINDPNELEIVLYEEGWEHAGSKKKRSSGKRSKKEKKAKTNHVTKEVEQTITQNSFDELLEEGIKDKDEEELQEEINEDKQEPKQDNDDEWAEVTSTEEENTSDESEEEDEDESEEDEKEESEEEEKLIKDLKSKKEQSGSKKVTVEKMPPGGMKGKMEGEQNKRNISAKNQKKDPQKAFKQNINV, from the coding sequence ATGATAAATGATCCAAATGAATTGGAGATAGTGTTATATGAGGAGGGATGGGAACATGCTGGTAGCAAAAAGAAAAGATCATCCGGCAAAAGatctaaaaaagaaaaaaaagcaaaGACTAATCATGTAACCAAAGAGGTAGAGCAAACTATCACACAAAACAGCTTTGATGAATTATTGGAAGAGGGGATTAAAGACAAGGATGAGGAAGAGTTACAAGAGGAAATCAATGAGGACAAACAGGAACCAAaacaagataatgatgatgaatgGGCTGAAGTTACATCAACAGAGGAAGAAAACACCTCAGATGAATCTGAAGAAGAAGATGAGGATGAAAGTGAGGAAGATGAGAAAGAGGAGAGTGAGGAAGAAGAGAAGTTAATAAAGGATCTCAAGAGTAAGAAAGAACAGTCTGGTTCAAAGAAAGTTACAGTTGAGAAAATGCCTCCAGGAGGTATGAAAGGGAAAATGGAGGGTGAGCAAAACAAGAGGAATATTAGCGCAAAAAATCAAAAGAAGGATCCCCAAAAAGCTTTCAAACAGAATATTAatgtttaa
- the LOC132634205 gene encoding LOB domain-containing protein 25-like — MASSSSYNSPCAACKFLRRKCLPGCIFSPYFPPEEPQKFINVHKIFGASNVTKLLNELSPHQREDAVNSLAYEAEARVRDPVYGCVGAISFLQRQVERLQKELDAANADLIRYACNDFTPTPPLPVPNMALRQRPVEFSRRLSMGHHHDGGSGGGFNQTPSFPIPYTLPNWNDHQNPSGDHIHGGGGGSI, encoded by the coding sequence ATGGCATCATCCAGCTCATACAACTCCCCTTGTGCTGCCTGCAAGTTCCTAAGAAGAAAATGTCTTCCTGGCTGCATTTTCTCACCTTATTTCCCACCCGAGGAGCCGCAAAAATTCATCAACGTCCACAAAATCTTCGGCGCAAGCAACGTGACCAAGCTCCTCAACGAACTCTCGCCGCACCAAAGAGAAGACGCAGTCAACTCTTTAGCCTACGAAGCCGAGGCAAGAGTGAGGGATCCCGTCTATGGCTGCGTAGGGGCAATCTCCTTCCTCCAACGCCAAGTCGAGCGCCTTCAGAAGGAGCTCGACGCGGCTAATGCGGACTTGATCCGCTATGCTTGCAATGACTTCACACCGACACCGCCTTTACCGGTTCCTAACATGGCTCTACGCCAAAGGCCGGTTGAGTTTAGTAGAAGATTGTCAATGGGGCATCATCATGATGGTGGTAGTGGTGGAGGTTTTAATCAAACACCTAGTTTTCCTATCCCATATACTCTCCCTAATTGGAATGATCATCAAAACCCTTCTGGAGATCATATTCATGGTGGAGGAGGAGGAAGTATTTGA
- the LOC132632611 gene encoding oleosin H2-like has translation MAERHQQQMQVGHPTDAIKSLLPQRGPSKSQVLAVVTLFPVGGALLCLAGLTLAGTLTGLALATPVFLLFSPVLVPAALTIALAVTGFLTSGAFGITALSSLSWMINYMRGMRGSGGVGEQMEHAKRRVQETAGHMGQRVGQKIQDTART, from the coding sequence ATGGCTGAGCGCCACCAGCAACAAATGCAAGTTGGCCACCCAACTGATGCTATCAAGAGCCTTCTTCCTCAAAGGGGTCCTTCAAAATCCCAAGTCCTTGCTGTGGTCACTCTTTTCCCTGTCGGTGGGGCCCTTCTCTGCCTTGCTGGACTTACCCTCGCTGGAACTCTCACTGGCCTTGCCCTTGCGACACCGGTTTTCTTGCTGTTCAGCCCAGTTTTGGTCCCTGCTGCCCTCACGATCGCGTTGGCGGTCACTGGGTTCTTGACATCTGGAGCGTTTGGGATAACGGCGTTGTCGTCGTTGTCGTGGATGATTAATTATATGAGGGGAATGAGGGGTTCAGGTGGAGTTGGAGAGCAGATGGAGCATGCAAAGAGGAGGGTGCAGGAAACTGCTGGACATATGGGACAGAGAGTTGGCCAGAAGATTCAAGACACTGCTAGAACTTGA